CTAGGGTCCGGGGTGAAAATCCTGAGACCTTTGTATTGATCAAGAGTAGTTTCCAACGACCTGACTGTCAAGACAATCTCATGTTTCTGGCGGGTCGTTGGCGGACCTTTAGCCGCACAGCATATCATCCGGGACGGTGCGCCCGCGCGGGATGGTTTCCATTTGTAAGGTATGAAAATATCCTTCTTTTCCAATCAACCATCCAGCGTAGGCGATCATGGCCGCATTATCGGTGCAAAGGTGTGGACTGGGAAAAAGCGCCCTGCCCCCCCTGCTTTCCATCATATCTGCAATGCGTTGGCGTAACAACGAGTTACAAGCCACCCCGCCTGCCAGAACCACAGTGCTCAGTTGCGGGTTTCTGTCCAGAGCTCTTTGTGTTTTTACGCAGAGCGTATCAACAACTGCCGCGTTAAAGGCGGCGCAACAGTCTTTCAGCGCCTGGGGGGCGTCGTCTACCGAGCAGAGGGGACGCGGCCAGGTGGCAGGTTGAAGAGCCTGCTGTATGTAGCTGCTGGCTGCCGTTTTCAGGCCGCTGAAACTGAAGTCCAGATTGTCGTTATCAAGGTAGGGACGCGGAAAGGCTATGCCGTCAGCCTTGCCTTCACGCGCCAGCGCGTCCATGAGCCGCCCGCCAGGATATGCCAGGCCAAGCACTTTGCCCACCTTGTCAAAAGCCTCGCCGGCAGCGTCATCCAGCGTGCGCCCAAG
This DNA window, taken from Desulfovibrio sp. 86, encodes the following:
- the tsaD gene encoding tRNA (adenosine(37)-N6)-threonylcarbamoyltransferase complex transferase subunit TsaD, translated to MLCLGVESSCDETALALVEDGRLLHSVLATQADMHALFGGVVPELASREHYRYIGSLFDALMRRSGKRPSDIDLVAVARGPGLLGSLLVGVAFAKGLALGLGVRLLGVNHLHAHLLAVGLEHPLDFPALGLLVSGGHTHLYRMEAPWKCVTLGRTLDDAAGEAFDKVGKVLGLAYPGGRLMDALAREGKADGIAFPRPYLDNDNLDFSFSGLKTAASSYIQQALQPATWPRPLCSVDDAPQALKDCCAAFNAAVVDTLCVKTQRALDRNPQLSTVVLAGGVACNSLLRQRIADMMESRGGRALFPSPHLCTDNAAMIAYAGWLIGKEGYFHTLQMETIPRGRTVPDDMLCG